TAAGACGAGACacagggcggacacacacgcgtAGATGGGTTTAACAAAAGTTTAATAATGAGCAAACTACAAGACAAGtataaacaagacaagacaaacaaacacaagatCTATgataaatgctaagctaaatgctaatctaaactaaTCACACATAACGTGACTAAACCTACACCCTAAGCTAAGAACTAACCTGAACAccaacaagagcatggactgaTGACAAACAAGAACAAACAGGGGCAAATAGAAGCAAACAGGCACAAGCAGGATAAACAGgataaaacaaaccaaacaaaccaAATCAAAGTCAAAAGATACCAAACAAACATGAGGAAGCAAAGACATGCAAAGGGGAAAAACCAAAAAGACaaaccagacagacagacagacagacagacagacagacagacagacagacagacagacagacagacagacagacagacagacagacagacagacagacagaccaaaatCACTCGCTGAGGTAAATTCAAGGAAAACCAAACCAACAGAACAGTCACATCAAAATAGCCTCAAGTGAATGGTCCCCAGCTGCTATCTTAAATCCCTGTAGGTGATTAGCAAGGGACCAATCACAGTGAGGGGCGTTGGCTTCAGCTTGTgagtgctcctggagagaagggcgtggcacctAGGCACACTCCAGGAGCAGAGAGGCTTGATTCGTGACAACGTGAGATGTTAAATCACTGAACACAAACctcaaattgcatatttcacgATTTGTGACACGATTTACACAACCATGAATTAGATAGGGCCTGAGCtataatgtgtaaatacagaCAGTTTGAGGATATCATATGAATGGTTTAATATAATGAAGGGCAGGAATGAAAGCAGCATGTAGGGCTGATAGATTTCTTTCCGTTTAATGCAGAACTCTTTTGCTCTACTTTGCAAACTGAGCTTTGCTTTCTTTACATCTTGTGCCCAGACGCTTTGTTATTCTAGTGATTTGCTGACATTGACCCCAAAATAGTTATGCACTATTTCTCTGCTCTGTCTGGCAGGCTCTAAAAGCAGGGCTGAAGCTAAAAGTGAAGCGGTGCTACATCCTGGCACTTCTGTCTCTCCTCACCTTCTCGGCGGTGATGATAAACACATATTCACCCTTCCCCTCTGAACAGACAGGATTGCCCTCTCACGGGCCTCAACAAAAGCGACCCACTGAGCTTCTCCGTCGGCTTCCTTTAAATGTTCACAGTGGAGACCGGAAGCTTTCCAGAGTTAAAGATTCAACCAAGCACACACCGGTGGGTCACGGCTACCAAAACCGAggcataaaaatacagaaaagagtTCATAAACCAACTAAAGGCAACGCAAAGGGGGCgaaagggggaaaaaagaaaCACTCCCTCCAAACATTTGTAGTCAATATGAAGGAAATGCTGGCCAACCAACCAGGCAATGGGAACGAATCGAAATCTAAGCACGCTATCCAGCTTCTGCCCAGGCATGACCAAATTATGACTCAGTCCGCCAGCACGGGTTCCTTCCAGCCCAGAATTAAGCCATGCAGACACAAATGTTCTCCAGATGCGCCCAAGCCAGAGCGGTTTATGGGGAGTACTGGTTCACTGCGAGTGAATCTTAAAAATACCTCAGGAACCAAAACACATGAAAGACGATCAGCGTCCTCGCCGAAGAAAAAGCCCCAATCTGTGCTGGAAAACAACGTCGTCTCTGGGGAAGGGGCTGATTTGCCGGACTTTATGACTCGCTGGTGTCAAATTTCACATGATGACATTTTCAGCGAGAACTGGAACCAAACCCAAGCTGATTCCCTGCCCTGGTTTAGTAGGGATGATGTGGAGAAGATCGATTTGCTGGCCAGGGGCACCGTGCTGACTAAAGCCAGACTCTCAGGTCACGGCCAAGTGCTTCAGGTGGGACTCGGCGAGGATAGTGAACGCAACCACACCAGACTCTGCCAGGAAGGAAACTGTGCCCTGATCAAGCGTCCCGGTGACTGGATCGAGGTGCTTGCGTTTCACCTGGACAGGATTCTGGGTCTGAACCGCAGTCTTccagcagtgatgagaatgtTTAACAGTAGTCTTCTACCATATAAGTACACCAGCGGTTCTGGGAGGCCTGTGGTGTGGTGGGATCCTGatattcagcatttagctgatgatgataatgacCAGAATTCTTTTCTGCTCACTTGGACCCAGTATCAGACTCTTCTAAAAGCCAGATGTGGGATTCAGGTACCTCTAGATTCAACGATGTGTGTAGGCGTGCACCATTCGGAGTGGGGGCGACTGGCGTTGTTCGACTTCCTGCTGCAGGTAAGAAGATGTTAGGAGTCTGAGAGTGTTCatgatttcattttttatttcattttctttaattgtacacacgcgagacagatactgtccaatttatcagctccacttacaatatagaagcactttgtagttctacaattactgactgtagtccatctatttctctacattcctttgtagcctgctttcaccctgttcttcaatggtcaggaccactacagagcaggtattatttaggtggtggatgcattctcagcactgcagtgacactgacatggtggtggtgtgttagtgtgtgttgtgctggtatgagtggatcagacacagcagcgctgctggagtttttaaataccgtgtccactcactgtccactctattagacactcctacctagtcggtccaccttgtagatgtaaagtcagagacgatcgctcatctattgctgctgtttgagtcggtcatcttctagaccttcatcagtggtcacaggacgctgcccacagggcgctgttgtctggatatttttggttggtggactattctcagtccagcagtgacagtgaggtgattaaaaactccagcagcgctgctgagtgTGATCCACTTCTATCAGGATTTGTTTCACCCAAGAGGATTCCATCCTACCAGCTCCAGCTCTTAATAGCATCATTAACTGTAATTGGTGAATTAAACATGCCTTAAACTGTCACAGTGAAGGTTTCACTTCAACACAAACCCTCACCCCATCCCAGACGAATCAGGGCACGCTGGGTAATTAAACCAAGCAGATAAATCACCCCTGTAATTACACGTCTTATCATTAAGGTACACGTTTCATAAACCACACAGCAGGGAAACCCTGTGGCTCACAGAAGAATGAACGTCTAACAGTCCAACAGTGATGGAGTGGGGATTAAACGTCTAACAGTCCAACAGTGATGGAgtggggattatggtgtgggggtgttcttcaggagttgggctcggccccttagttccagtgaaaggaactcttaatgcttcagcataccaagagattttggacaatttcatgctcccaactttgtgggagcagtttggggatgggcccttcctgttccaacatggctgcgcaccagtgcacaaagcacaagctccataaagacgtggatgagccagtttggtgtggaagaacttgactggcctgcacagagtcctgacctcaacccgatagaacatctttgggatgaattagagcggagactgtgagccaggcgttctcgtccaacatcagtgtctgacctcacaaatgctcttctggaagaatggtcaaaaattcccataaacacactcctaaaccttgtggaaagccttcccagaagactctgttgatgcatgctcaataatccaggtacacaaatccacaaagttgaatcagttcatctggacacaagtttgttgtagagatacgtttcgtcactcaatccgaatgacttcttcagtctgagctggtgttaaATACCCCGatcttatatgcagttgatttgcataacgactgatcaccacccattgcataacaatggaaccggtgatcaggaccatatgaaattcacaatgaccattaattacaatggtcatgtgtgtctttcacacatgattggggtaaagctacaattacggcattgtaagatggtgagagatgtattctcaggccccctccccggttcagagatggtcccagaagagttgaagctgttatagctgcaaagggtgggcccacATCatagtcactcaagttcatgtgtgtgaaggcagacgagcgaatacttttggcaatatagtgtatttaaaccaTACActtagtgtttgtttatttagcacatatAATAGACAGGCTAATGCTGATTGATTTGATGGTCACACTGCCACCACACAGTTGTTTAGTTGGCAgccctgtgtgtgtatttttgcctcccagtgttttcaggaccttgaccaggataaatcagctattaaatataaatgaatacattaatgaaAACCCAGCTAGGCTACAGAGAAGTtcgatgtaaataataataaatgtgtgtgtgtgtgtgtgtgagtcagtgtgtgagtgtgtattagaAAGAAAGCCATTAAAAAAACATCAGAAGAACCTGTTAAGAAGTGGATAGGTGTAATCTGTCCCTCAgctaatacagtgtatcacaaaagtgagtacacccctcacatttctgcagatatttaagtatatcttttcatgggacaacactgacaaaatgacactttgacacaatgaaaagtagtctgtgtgcagcttatataacagtgtaaatttattcttccctcaaaataactcaatatacagccattaatgtctaaaccaccggcaacaaaagtgagtacacccctaagagactacacccctaaatgtccaaattgagcactgcttgtcattttccctccaaaatgtcatgtgatttgttagtgttactaggtctcaggtgtgcatagggagcaggtgtgttcaaattagtagtacagctctcacactctctcatactggtcactgaaagttccaacatggcacctcatggcaaagaactctctgaggatcttaaaagacgaattgttgcgctacatgaagatggccaaggctacaagaagattgccaacaccctgaaactgagctgcagcacagtggccaagatcatccagcgttttaaaagagcagggtccactcagaacagacctcgcgttggtcgtccaaagaagctgagtgcacgtgctcagcgtcacagccaactgctgtctttgaaagataggcgcaggagtgctgtcagcattgctgcagagattgaaaaggtggggggtcagcctgtcagtgctcagaccatacgccgcacactacatcaaatcggtctgcatggctgtcaccccagaaggaagcctcttctgaagtctctacacaagaaagcccgcaaacagtttgctgaagacatgtcaacaaaggacatggattactggaaccatgtcctatggtctgatgagaccaagattaatttgtttggttcagatggtctcaagcatgtgtggcagcaatcaggtgaggagtaaaaagataagtgtgtcatgcctacagtcaagcatggtggtgggaatgccatggtctggggctgcatgagtgcagcaggtgttggggagttacatttcattgagggacacatgaactccaatatgtactgtgaaatactgaagcagagcatgatcccctccctccggaaactgggtcgcagggcagtgttccagcatgataatgaccccaaacacacctctaagacgaccactgctttattgaagaggctgagggtaaaggtgatggactggccaagcatgtctccagacctaaacccaatagaacatctttggggcatcctcaagcggaaggtggaggagcgcaaagtctcgaatatccgccagctccgtgatgtcgtcatggaggagtggaaaagcattccagtggcaacctgtgaagctctggtaaactccatgcccaggagagttaaggcagttctgggaaataatggtggccacacaaa
This DNA window, taken from Trichomycterus rosablanca isolate fTriRos1 chromosome 3, fTriRos1.hap1, whole genome shotgun sequence, encodes the following:
- the gask1a gene encoding Golgi-associated kinase 1A; this encodes MHPGAVCSSEFRSLLQNPGSSCGLKQDACVQLSNFTLHQEPRDPGGIVFVQQSSLCAEAQSFRRNVNLWKLERNEDDDVAKREYARCMKECVHMRNQCKHQTSRSTIMALKAGLKLKVKRCYILALLSLLTFSAVMINTYSPFPSEQTGLPSHGPQQKRPTELLRRLPLNVHSGDRKLSRVKDSTKHTPVGHGYQNRGIKIQKRVHKPTKGNAKGAKGGKKKHSLQTFVVNMKEMLANQPGNGNESKSKHAIQLLPRHDQIMTQSASTGSFQPRIKPCRHKCSPDAPKPERFMGSTGSLRVNLKNTSGTKTHERRSASSPKKKPQSVLENNVVSGEGADLPDFMTRWCQISHDDIFSENWNQTQADSLPWFSRDDVEKIDLLARGTVLTKARLSGHGQVLQVGLGEDSERNHTRLCQEGNCALIKRPGDWIEVLAFHLDRILGLNRSLPAVMRMFNSSLLPYKYTSGSGRPVVWWDPDIQHLADDDNDQNSFLLTWTQYQTLLKARCGIQVPLDSTMCVGVHHSEWGRLALFDFLLQVNDRLDRYCCGFQPDPTEMCVENLLNVKCANSKDLMLVHILVRRTDPSRLVFIDNAGRPRQPHHNLNFRLTESIDEFPERAVSVLRSGCLERLLLRSLSVDKELWRSRGGAAGLRGTVHTIQHRAQILLQRIQDKRLNHDL